In Canis lupus dingo isolate Sandy chromosome 1, ASM325472v2, whole genome shotgun sequence, a single genomic region encodes these proteins:
- the ZNF551 gene encoding LOW QUALITY PROTEIN: zinc finger protein 551 (The sequence of the model RefSeq protein was modified relative to this genomic sequence to represent the inferred CDS: inserted 2 bases in 1 codon), giving the protein MNFEDVAIDFSQEEWGLLDETQRLLYCDVMLENFALVASLGCVQIHGFQFHLLPAWSLLTRATGCSYLHQQQRHDSGEKPWERDVHRASWVTSCNFDVSGQSFTCRKIGEDFPATSGHVQLQTSPHSKEPHSGNQSGRAFHSGKSQYNGGEYEKAAGHSDALDRHQSVCSGEGLYECGKCGKAFSCNYRLVQHQQIHSGQRPYECGECEKSFSQISGLLKDWRIHSGTKPYGCRECGQLLTHNFSFIKHWRIHTGERTYECSECGKVFIHKSKLIHHQRLHIREMHYGRGECGTSFSYKSNLIEHFRVHTRERSYECECGKSFRQSSSLFRHQRVHTGERPYNCSECGKSFRQIFNLIRHGRVHTGEMPYKCSDCGKSFSCKSELIQHQRIHSGEKPYECSECGKSFRQFSNLIRHRSVHTGERPYGCSVCGKFFSRKFILIQHQRVHTGERPYECSECGKSFTRKSDLIQHQRIHTGTRPYECSECEKSFRQRSGLIQHLRVHSGEKPYECGECGKSFSQSASLIQHHRVHTGERPYGCSECGKTFSQSSSLLQHQRGHTGERPFECNECRKPFTHKSDLIQHQRVHTGERPYGCSECGKSFSRKSNLLRHRRVHAXEKTIKCEECFTSLLSVTTLEETF; this is encoded by the exons ATGAACTTTGAGGACGTGGCCATTGACTTCTCGCAGGAAGAATGGGGGCTCCTTGATGAAACTCAGAGACTCCTGTACTGtgatgtgatgctggagaacttTGCACTTGTAGCATCGCTGG GCTGTGTCCAAATCCATGGCTTCCAGTTTCACCTCCTTCCTGCCTGGTCATTACTCACACGAGCCACGGGCTGTTCTT ACCTTCACCAGCAACAGAGGCATGACAGTGGGGAGAAGCCCTGGGAAAGGGATGTGCACCGGGCCTCATGGGTGACAAGCTGCAACTTCGATGTATCAGGGCAGTCTTTCACATGTAGGAAGATTGGTGAGGACTTCCCAGCTACCTCAGGACATGTTCAGCTCCAGACCAGTCCCCACAGCAAGGAGCCACACAGTGGCAACCAGAGTGGGCGGGCCTTTCACAGTGGAAAAAGTCAGTACAATGGGGGTGAATATGAAAAAGCTGCCGGCCACAGCGATGCACTTGATCGACACCAGAGTGTCTGTTCTGGAGAAGGGCTTTATGAGTGTGGcaaatgtgggaaagccttcagctGCAACTACAGACTTGTGCAGCACCAACAAATTCACAGTGGACAAAGGCCATATGAGTGTGGCGAATGTGAGAAATCCTTTAGCCAAATCTCTGGCCTTCTTAAAGACTGGAGAATTCACAGTGGTACAAAGCCTTATGGATGCAGAGAATGTGGACAATTACTTACCCATAACTTCAGTTTCATAAAACACtggagaattcacactggagaaagaacttatgaatgcagtgaatgtggaaaagTCTTTATCCACAAATCTAAACTGATTCACCATCAGAGACTACACATTAGAGAAATGCATTATGGGCGTGGTGAATGTGGGACATCTTTTAGCTACAAATCCAACCTCATCGAACACTTCAGAGTTCACACTAGAGAAAGGTCTTATGAGTGTGAATGTGGAAAATCCTTTAGACAAAGTTCTAGTCTTTTCCGACACCAaagagttcacactggagaaaggccaTATAattgcagtgaatgtgggaaatcctttaGACAAATTTTTAACCTAATTCGACATGggagagttcacactggagaaatgCCTTACAAGTGTAGTGATTGTGGGAAATCTTTTAGTTGCAAATCTGAACTCAttcaacatcagagaattcacagtGGAGAAAAGCCTtatgagtgcagtgaatgtgggaagtcCTTCAGACAGTTCTCTAACCTCATTCGACACCGGAGTGTTCAtactggagaaaggccttatggATGCAGTGTTTGTGGGAAATTCTTTAGCCGAAAATTTATCCTTATTCAACATcagagagttcacactggagaaagaccttatgagtgcagtgaatgtggaaaatcGTTTACCCGAAAATCTGACCTCATTCAACACCAGAGGATTCATACTGGCACAAGACCTtatgagtgcagtgaatgtgAGAAATCTTTTAGGCAACGCTCTGGTCTTATTCAACACCTGAGAGTTCATTCTGGGGAAAAGCCATATGAGTGTGGGgaatgtgggaaatcctttaGCCAAAGTGCTAGCCTTATTCAACACCACAGAGTTCACACTGGTGAAAGGCCTTATGGGTGTAGTGAATGTGGGAAAACCTTTAGCCAAAGTTCTAGCCTCCTTCAACACCAGAGAGGTCACACTGGTGAAAGGCCTTTTGAGTGCAATGAATGTAGGAAGCCCTTTACCCACAAATCTGACCTCATTCAACACCAGAGAGTCCACACTGGAGAAAGACCTTATggatgcagtgaatgtgggaaatcttttagTCGAAAGTCTAACCTTCTTAGACACAGGAGAGTGCATGC GGAGAAAACCATTAAATGTGAGGAATGTTTTACTTCTCTGCTCAGTGTGACAACACTAGAGGAGACTTTTTGA